The Diaminobutyricimonas aerilata nucleotide sequence AGCGGTTCCAGGTGGTCGACGCCCTGCGCACCGGTGTGCGGCTGTCCTCCGCCATCGCGACGGCGCACTCGGCGGGCATCCTGCACCGTGACATCAAGCCCGCCAACGTGCTGACGAACGACTACGGATGGCCGGCGCTCACCGATTTCGGCATCTCGTCGACGCTCGAGGACGAGCTGCCCGTGCACACCACGACGCTCACCGGGCGCAGCAGCGACACGGGCACCGGCAGCACCACGAGCGGCCAATCCGTGGGCATGAGCGTGCCCTGGTCGCCGCCGGAGATGTTCGAGGACGACCCCGAACCGGATGTCCGCAGCGACGTGTTCTCGCTCGCGGCGACCATCTACACCCTGCTCGCGGGGCGCACCCCCTTCGAGATCGCGGGCCGCTCGAACGGCACCCTCGACCTCATCGGCCGGATCGAGCGCGGCGTCGTCACCCCGATGCCCCGGGACGACGTTCCGCGCTCGCTGCTCGCCGTGCTGCAGAAGGGCATGTCCCCGCGGCGCGAGGAACGCTTCGCCACCGCCGTCGACTTCGCCCGTGCGCTGCAGCGCGTGGAACTCGAGCTCGGGTACGCGCCGACGAACATCGAGGTGCCGAACCTCGACCTCCGCGACACCCGCGACGACAACGACGACGACGGGGACGACGTCACCCGCGTGCGATCCGTCGCGACCGTGAACGCCCAGCCGCGCACGCTGCAGGACGACCCCGACGCCACCCGGGCGCGTTCGGTCACGCCGATCGCGGCGCAGGCCGACGACGGCACCGTGGTGCGGTCGTCGCGGCGCACCATCGCGCAGCCGGACGAGGAGGATCGCACGGTCGTCCGTTCGCGGCAGCGGGTGGAGCCGGAACCCGACCACACCGTGATCCGCCGCCGGGATCTGCCCGCCGTCGGCGATGCGGCTCAGCCCGCGTCCGTCGAGGAGCAGACGGCACCGCGCGGCGGCCGGGGCAAGGTGGTCGGCATCATCGTGGGCGCCGCCGCCGCGGTCGTGGCCGCCGTCGTGATCGTGTCGGTCGTGCTGACCGGTGGTACCGCCCCCGGTCCGACGCGCCCGACGCCGAGCGCCGACGGCGGTGACGCGATCATCGACAAGGTGGCACAGCCGGCCGACATGACGGTCACACCCTCCGCCGACGGCGCGTCCATCGTCTTCAGCTGGACCAACCCGGAGCCGGAGAAGGACGACCGCTTCGTGTGGTACCGCACCGAGCAGCCCGACCTGCCGCAGGTGACCGAGGAGCCCACCATCACCGTCCCGGCGGACGGCACGCGGATGTGCGTGGCCGTCGAGATCCGCCGTTCCGGCCGCAGTTCCGAACCGACCACGGGGTGCTATCCGTCATGACCACGACCGACACCGCCACTCTCCGCGTCGAGTTCTGCGGTGAGTGGTACACGCCCGAACCGGGCGTCGACTTCAACATCGGGCGCGAGTCCGACCTCACGATCGACGACAACCCCTACCTGCACCGCCAGTTCCTGCGGCTGTATCAGGATCACGGGATGTGGTGGCTCGGAAACGTGGGCAGCCTGTTGACGGCCACCGTGACGGATGAGACCGGCCAGGTGCAGGCCTGGCTCGCCCCGGGCGCGCGCCTGCCGATCGTCTTCCAGGTGATGCACGTCATGTTCAGCGCGGGGTCCACCACGTACGACTTCACGATCCACGCCGAGGAGGACTACTTCAACACCGCGGCGGCCCTCACCCCGAGCGGCGGCACGACGACGATCATGCCGGTGCTGCTGACCAAGAGCCAGCGCCAGCTGATCGTCTCGCTCGCGGAGCACGTGCTCAAGCAGAGCGTCCCGGGGCGAGGGACGATCCCCACCTCGGCGGAGGCGGCGGAGCGACTCGGCTGGAGCATGACGACGTTCAACCGCAAGCTCGACAACGTCTGCGACAAGCTCGACAAGGTCGGGGTGCCGGGCCTCCGCGGCGGCAAGGGCAAGCTCGCGGTCAACCGCCGCGCACGGCTCGTCGAGTACGCGGTCACGAGCCGACTGGTGTCGGTCGAGGATCTCCCGCTCCTCGATGAGCGGGATGGGTAGCGGTCCCCATTAGTGCGGACCTTGAGCACATGTTAGGTTGACTCCGGCCGACTGGGGTGGCCGAATCCAAACCGATGTGAAGTTCATGCGATAGCGGGAGTGCTCGTGCGGGGGATGTGGGCGTGGCTTCGGCGGCGCAAGTCGATCGCCTCAGCGACGGCGATCGCCGTGCTCGTCGGCGTGCCGATCTCGATCGCGGTGATCCACAAGGGGTTCCCCGTCACCGAGGTGGACCTCGATGCGAAGCAGGTCTGGGTCACCAACGGCGAGAAGCTCATGGCCGGCCGACTCAACCGGCAGATCGAGGAGCTCGACGCGTCGGTGCAGGCCGCAGCCGCGACGCTCGATGTCGTGCAGGACGGCGAACGCGCCTTCCTCTTCGATCCGCAGGTCGGCTCCATCAGCCGCATCGACCCGGCGTTCACGACCCTCGTCGAGTCGGGCTCCATGCCGGCCGGCGCCGAGGTCGACCTCGCGGGTCGCGTGCTCACCGTGCTCGACCCCTCGAACGGCTCGGTGTGGGTGCTGGATGTCAGCGACAAGCTGTCGTTCGACCCCTCCGAGAAGCCGGATGTGAAGCTCGGCAAGGGCGGACACGTCGCCGTCACGCCGAAGGGACAGGTGTACGCGACCGCCCCCTCCGACGGCATCCTGTACCGGATCGACGGTCCGGGGGGAGACATCACCGAGTCCGCCTTCAAGATCTCGACCGAGCACGAGCTCGCGGCGGTGGGGGAGCGGATCGTCGCCCTCGACCTGAAGGAGAGCCGCCTCGTGGTGCACGACGGCGGCACCACCGACCTCCCCGAGGGCGTGCTGAAACTGCAGCAGTCGGGCCGTGAGAACGACGCGGCACTCGTCTCCACGGGCACCGCGCTGCTCGAGGTCCCGCTGGGAGGCGGCGAGCCGGTCGAGCATCCCTCCGGCGGAGAGGTGACCACCGCCGACGCGGTCGCCGCCCCCGTCTGGCTCAACGGATGCGGACACGCCGCCTGGGCCGGAGCGGGCCTCTACCTCGCGGCGTGCGAAGGAGCCGAGCCGCGCATCGAGGAGCTGAGCAAGAGCACCACGGGCTCCCGGCTCGAATTCCGCGTCAACAAGTCGGTCATCGCCCTCAACGACCTCGACACCGGCAACGTGTGGCTCGTCGACGCGAACATGCGACTCGTCGAGAACTGGGACGAGGTGAGCCCCCCGCAGCAGAGCGAGGAGCAGATCGGCGACGACAAGTCGACGATCCAGTCGTTCGAGGAGGCGCTCGCCGAGCGCACCGAGGTGAACCGGCCGCCCGTCGCCGTCGACGACCAGTTCGGGGCGAGACCCGGCCGCACGACGATCCTCCCGGTGCTCGACAACGACACCGACCCCGACGGCGACGTGCTCACCATCAGCGAGATCACCGAGATCCCGGAGTCACTCGGCTACGTCGACCTGATCGACGGCGGGCGGGCGCTGCAGTACACCTCCGCGGAAGGAGCCGTCGGTTCCACCACGCTCCGGTACACCGTCGACGACGGCCGCGGCGGAGTCGCGACCGGCAACGTGAACATCACCCTCATGCCGGCCGAGGCGAACAACGCGCCGGTCGCCAAGCGCGAGACGGGCGTGCAGGTCGAGGCCACCGGAGCGGTCGACTACAACGTGCTCGTCGACTGGATCGACCCGGACGGCGACGAGCTGTTCCTCACGTCCGCGTCGCCCACCGGGGCCGACCGCGTGTCGTACACCCCCGACGGAACGGTCACCTTCACCGACCTCACCGGGCAACCGGGTCCCCGTGAACTGCAGTTCGTCGTCTCCGACGGCAAGCTCAACGCGACCGGCACGCTCACGATCCAGGTCGAGCCGGCCGGCTCGGTCAAGCCCGTCGGTGTCGCGGACTTCGTGGAGACGTTCGTCGACCAGCCGATCACGATGAAGCCGACCGAGAACGACATCACGCCCACGGGCGGCATCCCGAGCCTGACCGGCATCGAGGAGGTGCCGTCGCAACTCGACGCCGAGCCGAACCTGCAGAGCCAGGAGGTGGTCGTCCGGTCGAGCAACCCCGGCGTCTACTACTTCTACTACGCCCTCGCGAGCGGCGCGGCGACGAGCAAGGGCCTCATCCGCGTCAACGTGCTCGAGGCGCCCACCGACCCGCTCCCGCCGGTTCCGGTCAAGGACACCGCGTTCCTGCGCCCCGGGGAACCCACCATCGTCCGGATGCTCGACAATGACGTCTCTCCCACCGGCAAGGTGCTCGGCGTGCAGTCGATCGACCGCAGCCGAGCCGCCGACAGCGTGTCGATCGAGCTGCTGAACAACACGTTCGCCCGCATCACGACGCCGACCGCGCTGACCGAGCAGACCCAGTTCACCTACACCGTCTCGGATGGCGGCCAGTCCGCGATCGCCGGCGTGACGATCGTGCCGGTGCCGCCGGTCGTCACGCGGCAGACGCCGATCGCCCAGGACGACCAGCGCACGGTGCGCGCCGGCGACTTCGTGAGCGCCGACGTGATGGCGAACGATCGCCACCCCGACCTCGCGCAGATCCACCTCGACCCCGAACTCGTCGACGGGTCGCAGGTCGGCGACGGGCTCGCCTTCGTCGGTGACGACACCGTCCGCTTCCAGGCGCCGAGCCAGCCCGGCGACTACCCGGTGCGGTACCGCGTGTTGGACCAGTACGGCGAGCAGGCCACCGCGACCGTCAACTTCACGGTCAAGGGCGGCGACCTCGACTCCAATCAGCCGCCGAACCCGAACCCCGTCACCGCGCGCACCTTCGAGGGCTCGGACGTGCGCATCCAGCTGCCGCTCAACGACGTCGACCCCGACGGCGACTCGGTGCAGGTCACCCAGGTGCTCAGCGCGCCGCAGCTCGGCACGGTGAAGTCGGACGGCCCCAACGCGTTCATCTACACCGCCGCGCCCGGGGCTTCGGGTGGGGACATCTTCCGCTACGAGCTCCAGGACGCCTACGGCTCGAAGGCCATCGGCGAAGTGCGAGTCGGGGTCATCCCGCGACCGCAGCAGGTGTCGCCGCCGAACGCCGTCGACGACAGTGTGCAGATCAAGCCCGGTCGCACCGCGTCGGTCCCGGTGCTCACCAACGACTCCGATCCCAACGGCTACAAGCTGAAGCTGAGCGAGGAGCTCCCCGAGATCGATCCGGGCATCACCGCGGAGGTCCGCGAGGACATCGTGGTCGTCGAGGCTCCCGAGACGGAGGGCACGTTCGCGATCCGTTACGAAATCTCGAACGGCAACGGAGGATTCGACACCGCCTTCATCCAGGTCGACGTGACCCCCGATGCGAAGGTCATGTACCCGACCGCCGAGGACTACTTCGTGCCGGTGGAGGACGTCATCGGCGAGGACGGCGAGGCGGTCGACTCCCTCGACGTGAACATCGACGACTACGCGACCAACCCGGGTGGGGTCGTCGAGGACCTCGTCGTGACGACCGAGGGGCCGTACGCCGCGCAGGCGCAAGTGGACCAGGCGAACCGCATCATCACCGTCTCACCGGGTGAGAAGCGGATCGCGATCGCCTACCGCGTGACCAACGAGATCGACGGCACGAGCGCGACGGCGTTCATCGTCGTGCCCCCGGCGAACAACCCGAGCGACTACCCCGCGCCGTACATCGACCCGGCGCTCCCGCCGCAGAACGTCGACATGAACGGCGAGATCACCTGGGATCTCGACGACATCCTCGTCGTGCCGTCGAAGAAGCCCGTGAAGCTCATCGAACGCGAGACCATCAAGGCGACGGCGAGCGACGGCTCCGAACTGTCCATCGACGAGAA carries:
- a CDS encoding serine/threonine-protein kinase, producing the protein MRRAASTPPELPGYQFIKLLGSGGFSDVFLYEQKLPRRRVAVKVLLTEELTPANRAAFVAEANLMAQLSAHPYIVTIYHADVASDDRPYFVMEYCSGPSLSERYKRERFQVVDALRTGVRLSSAIATAHSAGILHRDIKPANVLTNDYGWPALTDFGISSTLEDELPVHTTTLTGRSSDTGTGSTTSGQSVGMSVPWSPPEMFEDDPEPDVRSDVFSLAATIYTLLAGRTPFEIAGRSNGTLDLIGRIERGVVTPMPRDDVPRSLLAVLQKGMSPRREERFATAVDFARALQRVELELGYAPTNIEVPNLDLRDTRDDNDDDGDDVTRVRSVATVNAQPRTLQDDPDATRARSVTPIAAQADDGTVVRSSRRTIAQPDEEDRTVVRSRQRVEPEPDHTVIRRRDLPAVGDAAQPASVEEQTAPRGGRGKVVGIIVGAAAAVVAAVVIVSVVLTGGTAPGPTRPTPSADGGDAIIDKVAQPADMTVTPSADGASIVFSWTNPEPEKDDRFVWYRTEQPDLPQVTEEPTITVPADGTRMCVAVEIRRSGRSSEPTTGCYPS
- a CDS encoding Ig-like domain-containing protein — encoded protein: MWAWLRRRKSIASATAIAVLVGVPISIAVIHKGFPVTEVDLDAKQVWVTNGEKLMAGRLNRQIEELDASVQAAAATLDVVQDGERAFLFDPQVGSISRIDPAFTTLVESGSMPAGAEVDLAGRVLTVLDPSNGSVWVLDVSDKLSFDPSEKPDVKLGKGGHVAVTPKGQVYATAPSDGILYRIDGPGGDITESAFKISTEHELAAVGERIVALDLKESRLVVHDGGTTDLPEGVLKLQQSGRENDAALVSTGTALLEVPLGGGEPVEHPSGGEVTTADAVAAPVWLNGCGHAAWAGAGLYLAACEGAEPRIEELSKSTTGSRLEFRVNKSVIALNDLDTGNVWLVDANMRLVENWDEVSPPQQSEEQIGDDKSTIQSFEEALAERTEVNRPPVAVDDQFGARPGRTTILPVLDNDTDPDGDVLTISEITEIPESLGYVDLIDGGRALQYTSAEGAVGSTTLRYTVDDGRGGVATGNVNITLMPAEANNAPVAKRETGVQVEATGAVDYNVLVDWIDPDGDELFLTSASPTGADRVSYTPDGTVTFTDLTGQPGPRELQFVVSDGKLNATGTLTIQVEPAGSVKPVGVADFVETFVDQPITMKPTENDITPTGGIPSLTGIEEVPSQLDAEPNLQSQEVVVRSSNPGVYYFYYALASGAATSKGLIRVNVLEAPTDPLPPVPVKDTAFLRPGEPTIVRMLDNDVSPTGKVLGVQSIDRSRAADSVSIELLNNTFARITTPTALTEQTQFTYTVSDGGQSAIAGVTIVPVPPVVTRQTPIAQDDQRTVRAGDFVSADVMANDRHPDLAQIHLDPELVDGSQVGDGLAFVGDDTVRFQAPSQPGDYPVRYRVLDQYGEQATATVNFTVKGGDLDSNQPPNPNPVTARTFEGSDVRIQLPLNDVDPDGDSVQVTQVLSAPQLGTVKSDGPNAFIYTAAPGASGGDIFRYELQDAYGSKAIGEVRVGVIPRPQQVSPPNAVDDSVQIKPGRTASVPVLTNDSDPNGYKLKLSEELPEIDPGITAEVREDIVVVEAPETEGTFAIRYEISNGNGGFDTAFIQVDVTPDAKVMYPTAEDYFVPVEDVIGEDGEAVDSLDVNIDDYATNPGGVVEDLVVTTEGPYAAQAQVDQANRIITVSPGEKRIAIAYRVTNEIDGTSATAFIVVPPANNPSDYPAPYIDPALPPQNVDMNGEITWDLDDILVVPSKKPVKLIERETIKATASDGSELSIDENTLRFAPLTDYRGPATITFTVTDGSGRDDPNAKSPTLSLPFMVGNPTYEDTPPTFTQQTIQVEAGEAPKTLDLRSATQHPNSSLIGEMTYSNLTGATRDIEAGLSGSTLSVSSPFGVQPGTGTTLTVDVQFREFRIQGTIRVEVVASTRPLPRAAQDEAKGQRGKSSTVNVLGNDYNPFQAQGQPLRVIEASVENAAESAASVSHTEGGDITVRAGSTFIGVVSVVYTIEDATKDPSRHVQGRLLYNVRDVPSKMAPPAIAGESDKEVTVTWKAPATNGEPIQSYTVVWNGGRATVGADQDSYRATGLTNGNSYNFTVTAKNVLGDSEVSDPSNTAIPYGKPFPPDGLNSTATNNGSGQATISWNAANGNGRGVTNYIWRTSDGQSGSTGTQTNATVKVPIGQTNITFSVSAVGPAGEGERSGSQNVATPKPGAPSNPRADVGARGDQRVSLSWSAARSDGPGVDKYVLDIQGRGTVEVDGNQTSYSFNGEFNRTYSFRVHAITNGASSAWSGQSNDATPLPELPPPPPPKPKVILSEGAATTCQSSGRPGCHFYNVQLENFPGGSHHIDAYCSGPFRSTNFSGNNFNSGTNGTGWHCGFADTYVIVDGVESNHVDFR